One Chryseobacterium sp. StRB126 genomic region harbors:
- a CDS encoding T9SS type A sorting domain-containing protein, with the protein MKNLYMSAFTLCIGLSLSAQNIVWEKNIKSDSQDFLSQITTTIDQQYLITGSSIKAGSGKTEAGSKQNNGYDFHLVKLNQQGEEVWEKYFYGQNHDYLSATVATQDGGFLLAGTSYSGKGLDKKDDSKGGSDIWLIRINEFGDELWQKTLGSSSDEEARAVIQTTDLGFFVAGNVQNAAKGYGSKDVLITRLDKDGKELSQLIVGGKGLDEVEKMIPTGDGGVLLGIYSRSSEVRVSGSGSTQANNQRSAISTAISQVPKGSSNFGEGDYWIVKLDKNGKVEWEKNFGGKGDDHIRTLALTSNGFIIGGESRSERSGNKTVGIEEGTDLWLISLNERGDEQWQKSYNFKNRDILMGMSVVSGKMEDGREKSKGILLGGYTQAEGRIQTDDETFWMLYLDQNGNEQWRKHVKGESRQKEERLSDLKLNRDGSIVLAGTSAEELGKENWKIVKLGDKQVDQLIEKYDIKIYPNPVSDYAYVEIGFDFKDADILLYDMSGRQLQSIKTKNRVTKLNTQSLIKGAYLVSVKTNEGKTTSAKLIKQ; encoded by the coding sequence ATGAAAAACCTCTACATGAGTGCATTTACCTTATGCATAGGCTTGAGTCTCTCAGCACAAAATATAGTCTGGGAAAAGAATATTAAATCCGATAGCCAGGATTTTCTAAGCCAAATCACGACAACCATTGACCAACAATATCTGATCACCGGGAGTTCTATCAAGGCAGGAAGCGGGAAGACGGAGGCTGGAAGTAAGCAGAACAACGGTTACGATTTCCATCTGGTCAAATTGAACCAGCAGGGAGAAGAAGTCTGGGAAAAATACTTCTATGGACAAAATCATGATTATTTATCAGCAACAGTGGCTACGCAGGATGGTGGATTCCTTTTAGCCGGAACTTCTTATTCAGGAAAAGGACTGGATAAAAAAGACGATTCGAAAGGTGGATCAGACATATGGCTGATCAGAATCAATGAATTTGGGGATGAATTGTGGCAGAAAACATTGGGAAGTTCTTCAGATGAAGAAGCAAGAGCTGTCATTCAGACTACAGATTTAGGGTTCTTTGTTGCGGGTAATGTCCAGAATGCTGCAAAAGGTTACGGTTCCAAAGATGTTCTAATTACCAGACTTGATAAAGACGGAAAAGAACTCTCCCAATTAATTGTAGGCGGAAAAGGTCTGGATGAAGTTGAGAAAATGATTCCAACAGGAGACGGCGGTGTCCTGCTGGGAATATATTCCAGAAGCTCAGAGGTTCGTGTTTCGGGATCTGGAAGCACTCAAGCCAACAACCAACGATCTGCAATCTCAACAGCCATTAGCCAGGTGCCCAAAGGCAGCAGCAATTTCGGTGAAGGCGACTATTGGATCGTTAAACTTGATAAAAACGGAAAAGTAGAATGGGAAAAGAATTTTGGTGGTAAAGGAGATGATCATATCAGAACTCTGGCGTTAACTTCAAATGGATTTATCATTGGTGGCGAATCAAGATCGGAAAGATCAGGGAACAAAACTGTAGGCATTGAAGAAGGCACAGACCTTTGGCTGATTTCTTTAAACGAAAGAGGAGATGAACAATGGCAAAAATCTTACAATTTCAAAAACAGAGACATTTTAATGGGAATGAGCGTTGTAAGCGGGAAGATGGAAGATGGAAGGGAGAAGTCTAAAGGCATTCTGCTGGGAGGTTATACTCAGGCTGAAGGAAGAATTCAAACGGATGATGAAACGTTCTGGATGCTCTATCTTGATCAAAATGGAAATGAACAATGGAGAAAGCACGTCAAAGGAGAATCCAGACAAAAAGAAGAAAGGCTTTCTGATTTAAAACTCAACAGAGACGGCTCTATTGTCTTAGCCGGAACCAGCGCGGAAGAATTAGGAAAAGAGAACTGGAAGATTGTAAAGCTTGGAGACAAACAGGTTGATCAGTTAATTGAAAAATACGACATCAAAATTTATCCAAACCCAGTCTCAGATTACGCTTACGTGGAAATTGGCTTTGACTTTAAGGATGCTGATATTCTTCTGTATGATATGTCCGGAAGACAGCTTCAAAGTATAAAAACTAAGAACAGAGTGACCAAGCTTAATACCCAATCACTTATAAAGGGCGCTTATCTGGTTTCTGTAAAAACAAATGAAGGTAAAACGACATCTGCTAAACTCATTAAACAATAA